The sequence GCCACCAGCGCGGTGAGGTCGACCGCCACGCGCAGCGGTGCTTGCCCGCTGGTTGCATCGAGCCGGCTGGCCAGCAGGATTTCACCGATCAGCTGGTCGAGTTCAGCGATGTCGCGTGTCATTTCTTCGCGCAGGGCCGGAGCGGCCCCGGCGGGTAGCAATTCAACCGCCATGCGCAACCGTGCCAGAGGCGAACGCAATTCGTGCGAGGCGTTGGCCAGCAGGCTGCGCTGCGCTTGCACCAGCGTTTCGATGTGGGCCGCCGAGCGATTGAAACTACCGGCCAGGCGCGCGACTTCATCATCGCCTTCGACCGCCACGCGCGTCGACAGCTGTCCGGCACCCAGCGCCTCGACGCTGCGTTGCAGGCGCTCAAGCCGGCGCGTCAGGCGGCGCACCACCGGGAATGCCGCCAGTCCGACCGCCAGTGCAATCAGCGCCAGCGCGGCGATCAGTCCGGGCATCGGCAGGTGCCGGCGCGACGCGTGCTTGCGGGCGCCGACCAGCCAGCGGCCATCGTCGAGTTTCAGGGCAAATACCGGTGGCCTGCCACCGAGCCAGCCGCTGCCGGTTTGCGCCGGATCGAGCGGCGGCAAGGCCTCGCCGACTTGGGCCAGCTTGCGACGTTCGGTCGAATACAGCGTCAGGTCGGCGCGCGGACGCCAGCGCGCCAGGCCCGCCTGCTGCTCGGCAGCCGTGGCACTGGCCGGTGGCAAGGCTGCGCTGGCGATGCCGGCAAAGGCCTCGAGGTTGGCACCGGTGCGGGCGTTTTCGGGGCTGAGTTGCCAAGCTGCCGCAAACAGCGCGGCGGTCAGGCCGAGTGCCAGCAGTAGCGCCAGATAGATGCGCACATACAGATGCCGGGTCAGGCTAAACATCCTGCACCCGCGCAAACAGATAGCCGCTGCCGCGCACGGTGAGTATGCGCCTGGGCTGCTTCGGATCGTCTTCGATGGCCAGTCGAATGCGCCCGATATGCACATCGATAGAACGGTCGAAGGCATCGATAGGCACGCCGCTGACGGCGTCCATCAGCTGTTCGCGCGAGAGCACGCGACCGGCCCGGGTTGCCATCGCGGCGAGCAGGTCGAACTGGTAGGCAGTGAGGACGCAATCATGGCCGTCGAGTCGCACGATGCGACCGTCTAGGTCGATGGCGAGGCGACCGAACTGCAGCACGCTGTGCCCGGACGCCAGCGGCGGACGACGCAAAATGGCGCGCAGGCGGGCCAGCAATTCGCGCGGCTCGAAGGGTTTCGGCAGATAGTCGTCAGCGCCCAGTTCGAGGCCGACCACGCGATCCATCGGGTCGCCCTTGGCGGTCAGCATCAGGATAGGCAGGTTGCCCACGGGTGCCGGTTGCTGGCGGATCCGGCGGCAGACATCAAGGCCGTCGGCATCCGGCAGCATCAGGTCCAGCAGCACCGCCGAATAGGCTTCGGCGGTGCGTAATTGGTTCATCGCGGCCTGCGCGGTTTCGACGTGATCGACCGCGTAGCCGTTCTGGTTCAGGTAGGTGACGACCATCGCCCCGAGACGGTGGTCGTCATCGATCATCAGCAGGCGCTGTGCCATCTCAGCAGGCTCCGGCTGTGCGGGTCATTACTTCCTGCCGGCGGTGTCGTGGTCGCCCCGGTGACCGCGATGATGTTGACCGCGCTTGGCGAAATGTTCCGCCAGGCGCACGCGCTGGGCCGGAGTCAGCACTTCCGAGATGTCGGCCAGCGCGGTGGTCATGCGCTTGGAAGACTGGTCGTTAAGCTGCACTTCGGTGGCACGAATCTGTTCGAGGGCGGCGCGATCGATGGTCGGCTGCGCCAGCAGTTTCATGCCTTGCTGGTGGGCTTCGCGACGCTGTTTGCGCAGTGGCATCAGATCGCTGGCGGCGGTCTTGGCGATCGCGCTGACCTTGGCTTTCTGTTCCGGCGTGCCGTCCGGCAGCAAGCGTTCAATCATCTTGTCGATGCGCTTGGCCGACATCTCCGGCGTCATGTCGCCACGCAGTTGGTGATAGCCGCCACGTGCGTCCTTGCTCTCGCCGGCGGCCTGGCTCAGGCCGGTCCAGGAACCGGCGGCGATGACCATGGCGGCAGCTGCAGCGATGGTCCAGCGCCGACCGGGGCGGGATGATGCGGTGGTGATGGCTTGCTTGTTCATGGTGAATCCTTCCAGTGTGGTGAGTGCAAACACGGACTCGGTTTGCATGAACACACTGTAGCCAGCCGATGTAGCGCTGGCGTGTGCGGCAGGTAAAGATAGGTAAAGCGGTTTTGCAACGCGCCCGCTATTTTTGCGCTGCCTTGATCTTCGCCTGGTCACCGGCCATCACCACGGTCAGCTGCGCCGGATCGATGGCTTTGCGGAACGCGGCGGTGACTTGTGCGGCAGTCAGCGTGCTGATCCTGGCTTCGAACTGCTTGCTCCATTCGTAGGTCCGGCCAAGAAACAGATACGTGGTCCAGCCGGCGGCGACGCTGCCATCTTGCGCCCGCGTCTGCACGCGTTGCTGCAGCAGGCCGGACTTGGCGCGCGCGACTTCGGCATCGCTAAAGCCTTCCTTGATGGCGCGCGCCAGCTCGTCTTTGACGGCGGCATCGACTTTGGCCAGGTTCTGCGGCGCGGCGATCGCGCTGATCGTGAAGCCACCGGCACGGTCGATCGAACCGGCGCTGACTGACGAGCCGCCGCCATACGACAAGCCATCCTTCTGGCGCAACCGTTCCATGAGGCGCGAGTTCAGGCCGGCACCGCCACCGAAGACGTAGTCGGCAATTGCCAGCGCCGGATAATCGGCATCGTCATCGCGCAAGTCGAGGTTCAGGCGGGCCGTGTAAAAGCCGTTTTCCTTGTCCGGCGTATCGATGTCCCGGCGCAGCGGCATCACGGCAAAATTGCGCTGCGACAGGCGCGTGTAGGGTGCGCCGCTAGTCCAGTTACCGAATGCATCGCCGATGACCTTGGTGATGGCGGTCGCATCGAAATCACCGACTACCGAGATCTCGGCTTGCGAGATGCCATAAAACTTCTTGTGGTATGCCTTGACCTGCTCGAGCGTGACGGCCTTGAGTCCGGCAATCTGTTCATCGATGCTCTGGAACGCGCGCCAGTCGCCTTTCGGATACTGGTTGAAATGTTGCGACATCACTTGCCCGGCCAGCACTTGCGGTTCATTGCGGCGCGCTTCGATACCGACCAGACTCTGGCTGCGCAACTGTTCGAATTGGTCGGCCGGGAAGCTGGCGTCCTTGAGCACATGCGCGACCAGCGCCAGTGCTGCCGGCAAATGTTCACGCGTGGTCTGGAAGTTGAACAGGTTGCCGCTGAACTTGAGCTTGTCGAATTCGTCAGCCAGTTGTTCGCGCGTGTATTTGCTGGTGCCGCGCATGAGCATGCCGCTGACCATGGTCGCCGCGGCCTGCTGGCCGAACAGGCTTTGCTCGTTGCCCCAATGCAGACTCATCGAGGTGGCCACGGTGGCGCCGCGCGTGGTCTTCGGTAATAGCGCGAGCTGGATTCCACCGGATGTGGATAGCGTGGTGCGCTTGCCGATGTTGTCCTGGCTCGGCTCGAAAGCTTCGCCGGCGCCGCTGTCGGTCTTGCCGACATAGCCTTGCATGACGCTGTCAGGCAGTGGCGCGGTCGGGATCTCGGCACGTTGCGGCGCGTCTTCCGGCAGGAACATGCCGGTGGTGCGGTTGTCGCGCTTGAAGTAGCGGCCGGCGGCCGCGGCGACATCAGCGCTGGTGATCTTTGCCATCTGGTCGCGGTTCTTGAACAGCAAGCGCCAGTCGCCCAATGCGATCGCTTCGGACAGGCCGACGCCGACTTTCTGGTGATCGTTGAGCATTTTTTCGATCTGGTTGGCGTTGTCGCGCTTGACCCGCTCCATCTCGTCGGCAGTCGGCGGGTTCTTGCTGAAGTCCTCGATCGCGGCAGTCATCGCGGCGCGGACCGGTTCGATCGGATCGTCTTTCTTGACGACGGCACCGAGCAGTTGCAGGCCGGGTGCCACGCCGCTGACCGCGTAGTTGAATACTTGCGAGGCCTTGCCGGTTTCGACCAGCAGCTTGTGCAGACGACCATTCGGTGTGTCGCCGAGGATGTCGGCAGCGAAGGACAGCGCATCGCTGTCGGGATGCAGTGCACCCGGCATCTTGTAGCCGACGCCGACGATCTGGATATCGCCCTTGCGACGCACCGTGTAACTACGGTCGCCGTCCTGCGTCGGTTCGACGGTCCAGAACACCGGCAAGGTACGCGCCGGTTTTGGAATCGCACCGAAGGATTTGCTGATCCATCCCAGCGTTTTTTCGACATCGAATTTGCCGGCCACCAGCAGCACCGCGTTATCGGGCTGGTAGTAGGTGCGGTAGAAGGCCTGCAGATTGTCGATCCTGACGTTCTCGATATCGCTGCGGTTGCCGATCGTCGAATTGCCGTAGTTATGCCAGTCGAATGCCACGCTCTGCATGCGCTTGAGCATGACGCTGAACGGCGAATTCTCGCCGCTTTCGAATTCATTGCGGACTACGGTCATTTCGGAATCCAGGTCTTTTTTGGCGATGAAGGAATTGACCATGCGGTCGGCTTCCATCTCCAGCGCCCACTTCAGGTTGTCGTCGCTGGCCTGGAAAAATTCGTAATAGTTGGTGCGGTCGAGCGAGGTCGTACCGTTCATTTGCATGCCGCGCTGATTGAATTGCTGGACCACGCTGGGGTTCTTCGGTGCGCCCTTGAACATCATGTGTTCGAGTAAATGCGCCATGCCGGTTTCGCCGTAATTTTCATGCCGCGAACCGACCAGATACGTCACGTTGACGGTGACGGTCGGCTTGGTCACGTCCGGGAACAGCAGGACTTTCAGGCCGTTCTTCAAACGGTATTCGGTGATGCCTTCGATGCTGGTGATGCGGGTCACGCCAGCCGGCAGGGACGCGGCAATGGCCGTGTGCGAAAACAGCGCCAGCAGGAACAGCGCGCAGATGAATCGGTGCCAGCGTTGCAGCATGATGATTGCCTCAGTGTGGATGAATCGGGAGTACTAAAAACGTCAGGGGTGGCCGCAGACGCTGCAGCCAGCATCGCGACGCAATTTAATGGTGTTCCATTCCATGGTGCGTGCGTCCAGCATCTGCAGGCGACCGGTCAGCGAGGTGCCGATGCCGACGATGAGCTTGAGCGCTTCGGCAGCCTGCATGCTGCCGATGATGCCGACCAGCGGCGCGAACACGCCCATCGTCGCACAGTTGATGTCGTCGAAGCTTTGCTGCGGCGGGAACAGGCAGGCATAGCAGGGCGAGGCCGGGTCGCGCGCATCAAACACGCTGACCTGGCCATCGAAGCGGGTTGCCGCGCCCGACACCAGCGGCACCTTGTGGGCGACGCAAGCGCGGTTGATCGCGTGGCGGGTGACAAAATTATCGGTGCAGTCGAGCACCACCGTAGCGGTGCGGACCAGTGCATCAAGGCGCGCGTCGTCGAGCCGCTCGTCGAGCGCGACAATGACGATGTCAGGATTGATGGCCGCCAACGTCAGTCTGGCCGAGGCTACCTTGGGCTGGCCGATGCGGTCCGTCGTATGCACGATTTGCCGCTGCAAATTGGTCAGGTCGACCGTGTCGGGATCGGCCAGCGTGATCGTCCCGGTACCGGCTGACGCCAGATACAGCGCGGCCGGCGAACCAAGGCCGCCGGCGCCGATGATCAGCGCATGCGCGGCAGAAATTTTTTGCTGGCCATCGATGTCGATCTCGTCGAGCAGGATGTGACGCGAATAGCGTAGCAGCTGGTGGTCGTTCATTAGTCGGTCGGACTCCTGTAAAAAGAAAAGGCCGCATCGCTGCGGCCTTTTGTCAGCACGCAGCAATTACTTGTTGCTGCTGCCTTTCTTGTCTTCCTTCGGCTCGTCTTTTTTAAGGGTGTCTTTTTCCGGTTCTTTCTCGCCATCCTTGCGGACTTCCGGCTTCACCTTCGACAGTTGCACCGGCAGGCCCTTGAGCTGGTTCAGTG comes from Actimicrobium sp. CCC2.4 and encodes:
- a CDS encoding HAMP domain-containing sensor histidine kinase gives rise to the protein MFSLTRHLYVRIYLALLLALGLTAALFAAAWQLSPENARTGANLEAFAGIASAALPPASATAAEQQAGLARWRPRADLTLYSTERRKLAQVGEALPPLDPAQTGSGWLGGRPPVFALKLDDGRWLVGARKHASRRHLPMPGLIAALALIALAVGLAAFPVVRRLTRRLERLQRSVEALGAGQLSTRVAVEGDDEVARLAGSFNRSAAHIETLVQAQRSLLANASHELRSPLARLRMAVELLPAGAAPALREEMTRDIAELDQLIGEILLASRLDATSGQAPLRVAVDLTALVADEARRAGAQLASADITLAGDPILLRRLVRNLLDNARRYGGDSPVDVTLRHLDGAIHLSICDRGPGVPEAERDNIFAAFYRLPGGRERDGGIGLGLSLVRQIARHHGGGVACLPRAGGGSCFVVTLPQD
- a CDS encoding response regulator transcription factor, whose product is MAQRLLMIDDDHRLGAMVVTYLNQNGYAVDHVETAQAAMNQLRTAEAYSAVLLDLMLPDADGLDVCRRIRQQPAPVGNLPILMLTAKGDPMDRVVGLELGADDYLPKPFEPRELLARLRAILRRPPLASGHSVLQFGRLAIDLDGRIVRLDGHDCVLTAYQFDLLAAMATRAGRVLSREQLMDAVSGVPIDAFDRSIDVHIGRIRLAIEDDPKQPRRILTVRGSGYLFARVQDV
- a CDS encoding Spy/CpxP family protein refolding chaperone, with amino-acid sequence MNKQAITTASSRPGRRWTIAAAAAMVIAAGSWTGLSQAAGESKDARGGYHQLRGDMTPEMSAKRIDKMIERLLPDGTPEQKAKVSAIAKTAASDLMPLRKQRREAHQQGMKLLAQPTIDRAALEQIRATEVQLNDQSSKRMTTALADISEVLTPAQRVRLAEHFAKRGQHHRGHRGDHDTAGRK
- a CDS encoding pitrilysin family protein, with product MLQRWHRFICALFLLALFSHTAIAASLPAGVTRITSIEGITEYRLKNGLKVLLFPDVTKPTVTVNVTYLVGSRHENYGETGMAHLLEHMMFKGAPKNPSVVQQFNQRGMQMNGTTSLDRTNYYEFFQASDDNLKWALEMEADRMVNSFIAKKDLDSEMTVVRNEFESGENSPFSVMLKRMQSVAFDWHNYGNSTIGNRSDIENVRIDNLQAFYRTYYQPDNAVLLVAGKFDVEKTLGWISKSFGAIPKPARTLPVFWTVEPTQDGDRSYTVRRKGDIQIVGVGYKMPGALHPDSDALSFAADILGDTPNGRLHKLLVETGKASQVFNYAVSGVAPGLQLLGAVVKKDDPIEPVRAAMTAAIEDFSKNPPTADEMERVKRDNANQIEKMLNDHQKVGVGLSEAIALGDWRLLFKNRDQMAKITSADVAAAAGRYFKRDNRTTGMFLPEDAPQRAEIPTAPLPDSVMQGYVGKTDSGAGEAFEPSQDNIGKRTTLSTSGGIQLALLPKTTRGATVATSMSLHWGNEQSLFGQQAAATMVSGMLMRGTSKYTREQLADEFDKLKFSGNLFNFQTTREHLPAALALVAHVLKDASFPADQFEQLRSQSLVGIEARRNEPQVLAGQVMSQHFNQYPKGDWRAFQSIDEQIAGLKAVTLEQVKAYHKKFYGISQAEISVVGDFDATAITKVIGDAFGNWTSGAPYTRLSQRNFAVMPLRRDIDTPDKENGFYTARLNLDLRDDDADYPALAIADYVFGGGAGLNSRLMERLRQKDGLSYGGGSSVSAGSIDRAGGFTISAIAAPQNLAKVDAAVKDELARAIKEGFSDAEVARAKSGLLQQRVQTRAQDGSVAAGWTTYLFLGRTYEWSKQFEARISTLTAAQVTAAFRKAIDPAQLTVVMAGDQAKIKAAQK
- a CDS encoding molybdopterin-synthase adenylyltransferase MoeB, which produces MNDHQLLRYSRHILLDEIDIDGQQKISAAHALIIGAGGLGSPAALYLASAGTGTITLADPDTVDLTNLQRQIVHTTDRIGQPKVASARLTLAAINPDIVIVALDERLDDARLDALVRTATVVLDCTDNFVTRHAINRACVAHKVPLVSGAATRFDGQVSVFDARDPASPCYACLFPPQQSFDDINCATMGVFAPLVGIIGSMQAAEALKLIVGIGTSLTGRLQMLDARTMEWNTIKLRRDAGCSVCGHP